The genomic region CAGCCTGCTGTCCGGCAGCCTGGTGGCCGGCCTGGTCCTGGCGGTGGGCTGCCTGTGGTGGTTCCTTCGCGATGCCAGGGCCACGGTACTGATCGCCTGCGCCATCCCGATCTCGATCCTGGGCACCTTCATCGTGCTGAAGCTGACCGGCCACAGCCTCAACGTGATCTCGCTGGCCGGACTCGCATTTGCGGTCGGCATGGTCATGGACGCGGCCGTGGTCGTGGCCGAGAACATCGTCCGCCTCCGCGAGGCCGGGGTGCCGCCACTGCGGGCCGCGCTCGACGGCACACGCCAGGTCGGTGGCGCGCTGATGGCGTCCACGCTGACCACGGTGGCGGTGTTCCTGCCGGTGATCTTCATGGAGGACGTGGAAGGCCAGCTGTTCGCGGACCTGGCGCTGACGATCTCGATCGCCGTGGGCATCTCGCTGCTGGTCGCCCTCACCGTCCTGCCCGCGGCCGCCGGCACCTGGCTGCGTCGCGGAACCGGTCGCGGCGATGCCGGCCGGTGGGAGCGGTTCAGCCGGCGGGCGCTCGCGGCCACGGTCACCCGCCGGCGCCAGTTCGGCTGGATCGCCGGGCTGGTGGTGGCCCCGATCGTGCTGACCGCGCTGTTGATGCCGCGCATCGACTACCTGCCGCCGGTGCAGCGCGCCGCCGCGGATGCCGATATCAGTCTGCCGCCCGGCATGAGCCGGCAACGCGCCGACCGCGAAATCGCACCGCTGCTGCTCGAACGCATGCGGCCCTACATGGATGGCGACCGGCAGCCGAAGCTGAGCAACTGGTATCTCAACTTCTGGGACGGCGGATCGGCCTCGCTCGGTGCCCGCACCGAGGATCCGGAGCGGGTCGACGAGTTCCTCAGGGTCCTGCGTGAGGAGATCATCGTCGATCTCCCGGACACCCAGGCCTCGGTCTTCCGCGGACCGCTGTTCGGCGGCTTCGGCGGCTCGGCCCGTGCGATCGCCATCCATCTTCAGCATCCCGATGCCGACGCACTGCTCGAGGCCGCAGAGATCGGCCGCCAGCGGCTGGAACAGCACTTCCCCGGGGGTCGGGCGCGTACCTGGCCCAACACCGCCGCCGCCACGCCGGAGCTGAGGCTCAGCCCCGATGACCGCCGCCTGGCCGAAGTGGGCTGGCGCCGCAGCGACCTTGCATCGGCGATCCGCACGCTTGGCGACGGTCAATGGCTGGGCGAGCAGTTCGACGGCGACCGGCGGCTGCCGATCATCCTGCGCGGGCAGGAGGAGCCGAGCCTTGAATCGCTGCGTTCGGCGCCGCTGGCAACGCCGTTCGGCGGCACGGTCCAGCTGGGCGAGCTGGCCCGGATCGACACCGTGCTGGCCCCTGCCCAGCTGCGCCGCATCGATGGCCGCCGCACGGTCAGCCTGACCGTCGACCCGCCTGACGAAATGTCGCTGCAGGAAGCGCTCGAGCGGGTCGACCGGGACATCGTGCCGGCGTTGCGCGCCGCAATGCCCACCGATGCGGGTGTGCGGGTGGCCGGCAGCGCGGACCGACTTGGCGAGGTGGTCCGCACGATGAGCGGCAATTTCGCGATGGCCCTGCTCGTGCTCTTCATGCTGATGGCCGCCATGTTCCGTTCGTTGCGGGACAGCGGCTACGTCATGGCGACGCTGCCGATGGCCGTGCTGGGCGGCGTACTCGGCCTGCAGGTTCTCAACCTGGTGTCGGGGCAGAACCTGGACCTGCTGTCGATGATCGGCTTCATCATGCTGCTGGGCATCGTCATCAACAACGCCATCCTGCTCGTCGCCCGGACCCGCGAGGCGCAGGCCGAAGGACTGGGGTTGGACGACGCACTGCAGCAGGCGTTGAGCCAACGCCTGCGTCCGATCCTGATCGCCGCGCTGACCGGGGTGATGGGCGCGCTGCCGATGGCCATCAACCCCGGCCCGGGCGCGGCGATCTACCGCGGCATGGCCGTGGTGACGGTGGGCGGCATCGCCCTGAGCCTGCTGTTCACGGTGCTGCTGATCCCCGCCCTGCTACGCCTGCTCGAATCCCGCCGCCTGCCCCTGACCGAGACGCCGTTGGCAGCGGCCGACGCCTCCCTGGCCTCCCCCCAATGACCACGTCCGAGTGGAGCACTCCCGCATGAAGCCTCCCCACATGAAGCATCCCCGAGTGAAGCACGCCATGCCCCGATTGACGAAAGTCCTGATCGCCGCCGCCGTTCTCGCCTCGGCGCTGACGCTCTACGCATTCCGGGGCACCGACACGCCCGCCGACGCCTCCGCAGCGACTGCACCGAACCGGGACACCGCTGCTTCCTCGCCGGCCGTGGTGCAGGTCGCTCCTGCGGTCGATACCGAGTTCGCCCCACTCCACCATGCCACCGGCAGCGTCATCAGCCGGCGCGATGCGCAGGTGGCCAGCGAGCAGGACGGTCGCGTGGTCCGGGTCGCCGACGTCGGACAGCATGTCGCGACCGGCGAGCCGCTCGCCGTCCTGGACGACACGACACTGGGACTCAGGGAGCAGGAGTTCCGGGCCGAGCTGGCCCGCATCGACACCCTGCTCGAGCAGGCCCGGCGTCAGGAACGGCGTTATGCGCAGCTCGCCGATGCACAGAACATCGCCCGCGCACAATACGAACAGATGCGTGCCGATCGCGACGTGCTGGTCCAGGAGCGTGCCCGTGCCGCCGCGCTGTTGGCGCAGACCCGGCACCAGCGCACGCAGATGATCGTCCGCGCACCCTTTGGCGGAGTGGTGGTGGAGCAGCGTGCGCAGGTCGGTGAATTCCTGGCACGCGGCGCTCCCGTCGCGCGGCTCGTCGATACGGAGGGACTGGAGATCCGGGCGCGCGCACCGGTGACGATGGCGGCACGGCTGTTCGTCGGCAGCCCGGTCCGGATCAGTGCCGAAGGGCTGCCCTCGCGCAGCCATGAGATCACCGCGATCGTACCGGTCGGTGACGAGCTCTCCCGTCAGATCGAGATCCGCATCGCGCTCGACGATATGCCGCTCGCGGTCGGCAGTGCGGTCGAACTTGCCATCCCCAGTGCATCGCCCCGGAAGGTACTGGCGGTGCCCCGCGATGCGTTGCTGCTGCGGCGCGAAGGCAACTACGTGCTGCGCGTCGACTCGGACCAGCGGGCCCGGCGGATCCCGGTGGAGCTGGGCGAGGAGATCGACGGTCTGGTGGAGGTCGATGGCCCGCTGGGGTCGGGTGACCTGCTGGTGGTCATGGGTGGCGAACGCCTCGAGCCCGGCCAGCCCGTGCGGGTCGAACCTGAAATGGCGGTGGCGACATCACGTTGATCAGATATCACCTCAACACTTCATCCCAACACATTATTTCAACAGGGAAAAGTTCATGAATTCGATCAGATCGCTCATGTTCGCGTACGTGCTGGCCACGCTGGCACTGATCACAGGCCCGGTCACGGCCCGGGCGGCCGACCTGACACCCGGACAGATGGAACACCTCGTGCGTGCGGTGACCGCAGCACAGAACCGCTCCACCGCGCCCGGCGTTACCGTCGCGGATGTCGATCGCCTGTTCGCCCTGTACGCCCCCGGCTTCATCTACGAGCATCCGGGAATGGATGATGTCTACACACGCGAACAGCTGTATGGGAACCATGTGCGGGCCGTGCGCGACGGCCGCTTCGAACGCGATGCCAGCGGTCCGGACAACGCGGATGGCTACCAGATCGAGGCGCTGATGTATGGCACCAATGCAGTCGCCGTGCAGCGCCGTCGACGCGACGTGTCCAGAATGGCGGTGTTCGAGTTCGAGGACGGCAAGGTGTCGCGGATCAGGGAGTACTGGAAC from Lysobacter alkalisoli harbors:
- a CDS encoding nuclear transport factor 2-like protein, producing MNSIRSLMFAYVLATLALITGPVTARAADLTPGQMEHLVRAVTAAQNRSTAPGVTVADVDRLFALYAPGFIYEHPGMDDVYTREQLYGNHVRAVRDGRFERDASGPDNADGYQIEALMYGTNAVAVQRRRRDVSRMAVFEFEDGKVSRIREYWNY
- a CDS encoding efflux RND transporter periplasmic adaptor subunit, with translation MPRLTKVLIAAAVLASALTLYAFRGTDTPADASAATAPNRDTAASSPAVVQVAPAVDTEFAPLHHATGSVISRRDAQVASEQDGRVVRVADVGQHVATGEPLAVLDDTTLGLREQEFRAELARIDTLLEQARRQERRYAQLADAQNIARAQYEQMRADRDVLVQERARAAALLAQTRHQRTQMIVRAPFGGVVVEQRAQVGEFLARGAPVARLVDTEGLEIRARAPVTMAARLFVGSPVRISAEGLPSRSHEITAIVPVGDELSRQIEIRIALDDMPLAVGSAVELAIPSASPRKVLAVPRDALLLRREGNYVLRVDSDQRARRIPVELGEEIDGLVEVDGPLGSGDLLVVMGGERLEPGQPVRVEPEMAVATSR
- a CDS encoding efflux RND transporter permease subunit, which translates into the protein MKLTEVSLRNPAAVAAAVCMVCVFGLISLFDLPLQLFPDIERPQMNIQTSWRSASPQEIESEIIEPIETVMRGLPGLEEISSNISSGGSWINMTFAVGSDMDATLVEVLSRMNRLPPLPRDADPPVILSGGFSAGDTLTFLFVQKLPGTPGSVDDLRQLIEDRIAPRLAAIDGVAGVDVRGADADELTIAVDPRRAAALGIQIPEIAALAAQATDVSGGTVEAGRREYVLRFAGRYSPEALGDLILAWRDGRPVRLSDVAEITVQPSRRGSVSYQNGNPAIGLRILRANGANVLATLDEVTRTIDELRETELQPQGLDIRQSFDSGVFIRRAISLLSGSLVAGLVLAVGCLWWFLRDARATVLIACAIPISILGTFIVLKLTGHSLNVISLAGLAFAVGMVMDAAVVVAENIVRLREAGVPPLRAALDGTRQVGGALMASTLTTVAVFLPVIFMEDVEGQLFADLALTISIAVGISLLVALTVLPAAAGTWLRRGTGRGDAGRWERFSRRALAATVTRRRQFGWIAGLVVAPIVLTALLMPRIDYLPPVQRAAADADISLPPGMSRQRADREIAPLLLERMRPYMDGDRQPKLSNWYLNFWDGGSASLGARTEDPERVDEFLRVLREEIIVDLPDTQASVFRGPLFGGFGGSARAIAIHLQHPDADALLEAAEIGRQRLEQHFPGGRARTWPNTAAATPELRLSPDDRRLAEVGWRRSDLASAIRTLGDGQWLGEQFDGDRRLPIILRGQEEPSLESLRSAPLATPFGGTVQLGELARIDTVLAPAQLRRIDGRRTVSLTVDPPDEMSLQEALERVDRDIVPALRAAMPTDAGVRVAGSADRLGEVVRTMSGNFAMALLVLFMLMAAMFRSLRDSGYVMATLPMAVLGGVLGLQVLNLVSGQNLDLLSMIGFIMLLGIVINNAILLVARTREAQAEGLGLDDALQQALSQRLRPILIAALTGVMGALPMAINPGPGAAIYRGMAVVTVGGIALSLLFTVLLIPALLRLLESRRLPLTETPLAAADASLASPQ